One part of the Planctomycetia bacterium genome encodes these proteins:
- a CDS encoding DUF3641 domain-containing protein, whose amino-acid sequence NRRIVTGQHCFGCTAGAGSSCQGSLARQID is encoded by the coding sequence CGAATCGTCGGATCGTAACGGGCCAACACTGCTTTGGCTGCACGGCGGGAGCTGGCTCAAGCTGTCAGGGAAGTTTGGCGAGACAAATCGACTGA